A single Notoacmeibacter ruber DNA region contains:
- the mraY gene encoding phospho-N-acetylmuramoyl-pentapeptide-transferase — translation MLYLLVDLKETVSFFNVFRYITFRTGAAMVTGAMIVFLFGPWIINTMRVRQGKGQPIRADGPQTHFKKAGTPTMGGVMILVGILGSSILWANPYSTYVWCVLLVTIAFGIIGFYDDYLKVTKQSHLGFSGKARLAAEFIIAGIAAWTIIQAGQKPFSSSLTFPFFKDLMINMGWFFAVFAAVVVVGAANAVNLTDGLDGLATVPVMIAAASFALIAYLSGNAIFANYLQIHFVPGTGELAVILGAVVGAGLGFLWFNAPPAAIFMGDTGSLALGGLIGTVAVATKHELVLAIIGGVFVMEALSVIIQVAVFKRTGKRVFLMAPIHHHFEKKGWTESQVVIRFWIIALILAAVGLSTLKVR, via the coding sequence GTGCTATATCTACTGGTTGATCTGAAAGAGACCGTCTCTTTCTTCAACGTTTTTCGCTACATCACGTTCCGGACGGGAGCGGCCATGGTGACGGGGGCAATGATCGTCTTCCTATTCGGACCGTGGATCATCAACACGATGCGCGTGCGTCAGGGTAAGGGGCAGCCAATCCGTGCCGATGGACCGCAAACCCATTTCAAGAAGGCCGGCACGCCCACCATGGGCGGCGTAATGATCCTTGTCGGCATTCTGGGGTCCTCGATTCTCTGGGCGAACCCTTACTCCACCTATGTCTGGTGTGTCCTGCTCGTGACAATCGCGTTCGGGATCATCGGATTCTATGATGACTATCTGAAGGTCACCAAGCAGAGCCATCTGGGCTTTTCCGGGAAGGCGCGGCTGGCTGCCGAATTCATCATTGCCGGCATAGCCGCGTGGACGATCATTCAGGCCGGGCAGAAACCGTTCTCCTCCTCGCTAACCTTCCCCTTCTTCAAGGATCTGATGATCAATATGGGGTGGTTTTTCGCGGTCTTTGCTGCCGTCGTGGTGGTCGGCGCCGCCAATGCGGTGAACCTGACCGATGGCTTGGATGGTCTGGCAACCGTGCCCGTCATGATCGCGGCGGCCAGTTTCGCCCTGATCGCCTATCTTTCCGGTAACGCGATTTTCGCCAATTATCTGCAGATTCATTTCGTGCCCGGCACCGGTGAGCTGGCGGTCATTCTTGGCGCGGTGGTCGGGGCCGGACTGGGATTTCTCTGGTTCAACGCGCCACCCGCCGCGATCTTCATGGGCGATACGGGAAGCCTCGCGCTCGGTGGCCTCATCGGCACCGTCGCGGTCGCCACCAAACACGAACTGGTCCTCGCGATCATTGGCGGCGTTTTCGTCATGGAGGCGCTCTCCGTCATCATTCAGGTCGCCGTCTTCAAACGGACGGGAAAGCGCGTTTTTCTGATGGCGCCGATCCATCACCACTTCGAAAAGAAGGGATGGACCGAAAGCCAGGTGGTCATTCGTTTCTGGATCATCGCTCTCATTTTAGCGGCCGTTGGCCTTTCCACCCTGAAGGTGCGTTAG
- a CDS encoding UDP-N-acetylmuramoylalanyl-D-glutamyl-2,6-diaminopimelate--D-alanyl-D-alanine ligase, with the protein MSWLWTTEDMISAMDGRPVGVMPEGITGISIDSRTISQGEAFFAIKGDRFDGHDFCTKAIANGASLLVVSEAKLPAMGRLRTPMIVVRDVLESLSRLGEAARARSRARIIAVTGSVGKTTTKEILRTALETSGAVHASDKSFNNHWGVPLTLARMPENTQFGIFEIGMNHPGEIRPLVKIVRPHIAIITIVAPAHIGHFSSIEEIARAKAEIFERVVRGGTAVLNRDDDHFEFLEELARKAGVDHVLGFGEHPRSAFQLRDYKATREGALLSISLSDDLMELKMGVRGRHMAHNALAALGAAKLTGADVGKAAIALASLQAGAGRGETHTITLTGGGGATLIDESYNANPASMAATLDELGQMTPGEGGRRIAILGEMRELGERSADYHAALVGPIEAAGVDVVLTIGDDMQALQEALPEGVEGRHCDDLDELARQTRETLREGDIALVKGSNGLGLSRLVAVLRGTEAKR; encoded by the coding sequence ATGAGCTGGCTCTGGACCACGGAGGACATGATCTCGGCCATGGACGGCCGACCCGTGGGCGTCATGCCCGAAGGTATCACCGGCATATCGATCGATAGCCGTACGATCAGCCAGGGCGAAGCCTTTTTCGCGATCAAGGGTGACCGCTTCGATGGTCACGATTTCTGCACGAAGGCGATTGCGAATGGCGCGTCGCTCCTCGTCGTCTCGGAGGCGAAATTGCCTGCGATGGGACGTTTGCGGACGCCGATGATCGTTGTCCGCGATGTGCTGGAATCGTTGAGCCGCCTGGGCGAGGCCGCCCGAGCACGCAGCCGCGCGCGTATCATTGCGGTCACGGGATCTGTCGGCAAGACGACCACCAAGGAGATTCTGCGAACCGCGCTGGAGACCTCGGGCGCGGTGCATGCCTCGGACAAGAGTTTCAACAATCACTGGGGCGTGCCGCTGACACTGGCGCGAATGCCGGAAAATACGCAGTTCGGCATTTTCGAGATCGGCATGAACCATCCCGGCGAAATCCGCCCGCTGGTGAAGATCGTTCGGCCGCACATCGCCATTATCACCATCGTAGCGCCAGCTCATATCGGGCATTTCTCCTCGATCGAAGAAATTGCGCGTGCGAAGGCCGAGATTTTCGAGCGCGTGGTTCGGGGTGGGACTGCGGTTCTGAACCGCGATGACGACCATTTCGAGTTTCTTGAGGAATTGGCCCGAAAGGCGGGCGTCGACCATGTGCTTGGATTTGGCGAACATCCGCGCTCGGCCTTTCAGCTTCGCGATTACAAAGCGACACGCGAGGGTGCCTTACTGTCGATCAGCCTTTCGGATGACCTGATGGAACTAAAGATGGGCGTACGCGGTCGACATATGGCCCATAACGCGCTCGCGGCTCTCGGTGCCGCCAAGCTCACTGGCGCCGATGTCGGCAAGGCGGCGATTGCACTTGCCAGCCTGCAGGCTGGCGCGGGCCGCGGCGAAACGCACACCATTACGCTGACCGGTGGCGGAGGCGCGACGCTGATCGATGAGAGTTACAACGCCAATCCCGCTTCGATGGCGGCCACGCTCGACGAGCTGGGCCAGATGACGCCGGGCGAGGGCGGTCGACGTATCGCCATTCTCGGCGAAATGCGCGAGCTTGGCGAAAGGAGCGCTGACTATCATGCCGCCCTGGTCGGGCCGATCGAGGCGGCAGGCGTGGATGTGGTACTGACAATCGGCGACGACATGCAGGCGCTGCAGGAGGCTTTGCCCGAAGGGGTCGAGGGCCGCCATTGCGATGATCTGGATGAGCTTGCCCGACAGACCCGCGAAACCTTGCGCGAGGGCGATATCGCCCTTGTGAAGGGTTCCAACGGGCTTGGGCTGTCACGGCTGGTTGCCGTTCTTCGGGGTACCGAAGCGAAACGATAG
- a CDS encoding UDP-N-acetylmuramoyl-L-alanyl-D-glutamate--2,6-diaminopimelate ligase, with protein MRLADIADLVELGDVDPDSTVAAIASDSRKVAKGTLFFAIPGTKTDGASYAGDAAKAGAVAIVASRDAAIGEVGVPVLHTDKVRKALAICASRFSCGQPETMVAVTGTAGKTSVASFMRQIWAHDGLPAASIGTTGVTAPGRDQYGSLTTPDPISLHALLSELAAEGVTHGAMEASSHGLEMYRLDGVRLAAAGFTNLGRDHMDFHATAEDYHRAKMRLFRELLPEGAPAVIFSDDAWSGPTIAAAEEGGCEVLTVGRSGNFLKLERCEQLRDGQRAHILHAGLHHEVDLPLAGEFQMANALVAAGMAIATGSDAASVFSALRELKGASGRLEKVGETDAGAAIYVDYAHKPEALENVLKAVRPFTTGKVVVVFGCGGDRDPGKRPIMGEIAGRLADTVIVTDDNPRSEDPAIIRRAIMDAVPEAQEIGDRRRAIAIGIDMLDRGDTLVIAGKGHETGQTIGGETVHFSDHEEARAALVSREKRASGAAQ; from the coding sequence ATGCGACTCGCTGATATTGCTGATCTGGTAGAACTTGGCGATGTGGACCCGGACAGCACCGTGGCAGCCATTGCAAGCGATTCGCGCAAAGTGGCCAAGGGCACATTGTTCTTTGCGATACCCGGCACGAAGACGGATGGCGCGTCCTATGCAGGCGATGCCGCAAAGGCCGGCGCGGTGGCCATCGTCGCCAGCAGGGATGCCGCGATCGGCGAGGTTGGCGTTCCCGTCCTGCACACCGACAAAGTTCGCAAGGCGCTGGCGATATGCGCGTCGCGGTTCTCCTGCGGGCAGCCTGAAACGATGGTGGCGGTTACCGGAACGGCGGGCAAGACATCGGTTGCGTCCTTCATGCGCCAGATATGGGCTCATGACGGCCTGCCGGCGGCTTCGATCGGCACCACCGGCGTAACGGCGCCAGGCCGGGATCAATATGGCTCGCTCACCACGCCCGATCCGATTTCGCTTCACGCTCTGCTTTCCGAACTTGCGGCGGAAGGCGTGACGCATGGCGCGATGGAGGCATCGAGCCATGGTCTGGAGATGTATCGACTGGACGGCGTTCGGTTGGCCGCGGCGGGTTTCACCAATCTCGGTCGCGACCATATGGATTTTCATGCGACAGCCGAGGATTATCACCGCGCCAAGATGCGGCTTTTCCGGGAATTGCTGCCGGAGGGGGCGCCCGCCGTCATTTTTTCTGACGACGCCTGGAGCGGCCCGACAATCGCCGCCGCCGAAGAAGGGGGCTGCGAGGTCCTTACCGTTGGCCGTAGTGGCAACTTTCTCAAGCTCGAACGCTGCGAGCAATTGCGCGACGGCCAGCGTGCGCACATTCTACATGCGGGCCTTCATCATGAGGTCGACCTTCCGCTCGCCGGCGAATTTCAGATGGCCAATGCGCTCGTTGCCGCGGGCATGGCCATCGCGACCGGTAGTGACGCCGCATCCGTCTTTTCTGCCTTGAGGGAATTGAAGGGCGCTAGCGGGCGGTTGGAGAAAGTCGGCGAAACTGACGCGGGCGCGGCTATCTATGTCGATTATGCCCACAAGCCCGAAGCCCTTGAAAACGTTCTGAAGGCCGTTCGCCCGTTCACCACGGGCAAGGTGGTGGTGGTTTTTGGCTGCGGCGGCGACCGCGATCCCGGCAAGCGGCCGATCATGGGAGAGATTGCCGGTCGTTTGGCCGATACGGTGATCGTGACGGACGATAATCCCCGCTCCGAAGATCCGGCCATTATCCGCCGGGCCATTATGGACGCGGTCCCGGAAGCTCAGGAGATCGGCGATCGTCGGCGGGCAATCGCGATCGGCATTGATATGCTCGATCGCGGTGACACCCTCGTGATCGCTGGCAAGGGACATGAGACCGGGCAGACCATCGGCGGCGAAACGGTCCATTTCTCCGATCATGAAGAAGCGCGTGCGGCTCTTGTCTCGCGTGAAAAACGAGCGAGCGGAGCTGCCCAATGA
- a CDS encoding peptidoglycan D,D-transpeptidase FtsI family protein — MSEAAIHLDGLGKKGGGRTRGRVAMMMTLFVAVYGVMGGRVVQLAVQDSVVTGSIPRVAQMARPEILDRNGQVMATDIRTASLFAEPHRIGDPDEVVEKLRTVLPSLNYEQTRRRLTSSAKYIRLRRDLTPRQQSAIHELGLAGIKFEPEKKRFYPGGPTAAHVLGLTSADGRGIAGLEKWIDSNGLQSLREAGLAEAESLEPVRTSIDLRVQHVLRDALAHAMKRYSCIGAAGVVLDALTGEIVAMSSLPDYDLNDPHDQQAPDRLNRMTSGVYEMGSSFKALTIAMALDSGDVHMGSIVDASQKLRVGRFAIGDFHGKYRPLTVPEVFIFSSNIGTAKLADQAGIDQHRAFLEKMGVMKKMDLELPEIGTPQYPDEWKRINSLTIAFGHGLSTTPLQTASAAAALMNGGHLIPPTLVPRSLDEARKVGTQVIKPETSANMRYLFRLNVEKGSGKRAEVPGYDVGGKTGTAEKVVNGRYSKTKRYNDFLAAFPIRNPRYIVFVTLDEPKAPPEGGGVTAGSNAAPTVGDIILRSAPLLGVEPEFGPENESVLAAD; from the coding sequence GTGAGCGAAGCAGCTATTCACCTCGACGGGCTCGGCAAAAAGGGTGGTGGGCGTACACGTGGCCGCGTCGCCATGATGATGACGCTCTTTGTCGCCGTTTACGGCGTGATGGGCGGTCGCGTGGTGCAGCTGGCCGTGCAGGACAGCGTCGTCACCGGATCGATTCCGCGCGTCGCTCAAATGGCGCGACCCGAAATTCTCGACCGGAACGGTCAGGTGATGGCGACCGATATTCGCACGGCATCGCTTTTTGCCGAACCGCATCGGATTGGCGATCCAGACGAAGTGGTCGAGAAGCTCCGCACGGTTCTGCCGAGCCTCAATTACGAACAGACTCGCCGCCGGCTCACCAGTTCGGCGAAATATATCAGGCTTCGCCGTGACCTCACGCCTCGCCAGCAATCGGCCATTCACGAACTTGGCCTTGCGGGCATCAAATTCGAGCCGGAAAAAAAGCGGTTCTATCCCGGTGGTCCAACCGCAGCCCACGTACTGGGTCTGACCAGCGCAGATGGTCGGGGTATTGCGGGGCTCGAAAAATGGATCGACTCCAACGGGCTTCAATCCCTTAGGGAGGCGGGGCTTGCCGAAGCGGAAAGTCTGGAGCCCGTCCGTACATCGATCGATCTTCGGGTGCAGCATGTCCTGCGTGACGCGCTCGCGCATGCGATGAAGCGTTATAGCTGTATCGGCGCGGCAGGCGTCGTCCTGGACGCTTTAACCGGAGAGATCGTCGCCATGTCGTCGCTGCCGGATTACGATCTCAACGACCCGCATGATCAGCAGGCGCCCGATCGTCTCAATCGCATGACGTCCGGTGTTTATGAAATGGGATCGTCCTTCAAGGCGCTCACCATCGCAATGGCTCTCGATTCCGGCGATGTCCACATGGGCTCGATCGTGGATGCCAGTCAGAAGTTGCGGGTCGGACGCTTTGCCATCGGAGATTTCCACGGCAAATACCGGCCGCTCACGGTGCCGGAAGTTTTCATCTTCTCGTCCAATATCGGCACGGCGAAGCTCGCCGATCAGGCCGGCATCGACCAACATCGCGCCTTCCTGGAGAAGATGGGTGTGATGAAGAAGATGGATCTGGAATTGCCGGAAATCGGCACGCCGCAATATCCGGATGAGTGGAAACGGATCAACTCTCTGACTATCGCCTTCGGTCACGGTCTTTCGACGACCCCGCTCCAGACGGCATCGGCTGCCGCAGCCCTCATGAATGGGGGGCATCTGATCCCGCCGACGCTTGTTCCGCGCTCGCTGGACGAGGCGCGAAAGGTCGGCACGCAGGTCATCAAGCCCGAAACGAGCGCCAATATGCGCTACCTCTTCCGACTGAATGTCGAGAAAGGATCGGGCAAGCGCGCCGAAGTGCCGGGTTACGATGTCGGGGGCAAGACCGGTACGGCCGAGAAGGTTGTGAATGGCCGCTATTCCAAGACAAAGCGCTACAATGACTTTCTGGCGGCCTTCCCTATCCGCAATCCGCGTTACATCGTTTTCGTGACGTTGGACGAGCCGAAGGCGCCACCAGAGGGTGGCGGTGTTACGGCGGGCTCGAATGCCGCACCGACAGTTGGGGATATCATCTTGCGGTCAGCGCCCTTGTTGGGGGTGGAACCCGAATTCGGCCCTGAAAACGAGTCAGTTCTGGCTGCGGATTGA
- the ftsL gene encoding cell division protein FtsL: MKMFRLRDMLMIAIIVSAVGYTYTAKHRTDTTLEEIAKVEREIKKRKTAIDILETDWALMTQPNRLQSHLRTFESQLPLEPARPDQYGRVGQLPLRPLEEPSEAGLDEALAILGRDNLSHDAVTTGSIPEASGR, encoded by the coding sequence ATGAAGATGTTTCGGCTGCGCGACATGTTGATGATCGCGATTATCGTTTCGGCTGTCGGCTATACCTATACTGCCAAGCACCGCACGGACACGACCCTTGAGGAGATCGCCAAGGTCGAGCGCGAGATCAAGAAGCGCAAGACGGCGATCGATATTCTGGAAACCGACTGGGCGCTCATGACGCAGCCCAATCGGCTTCAGTCGCATCTACGCACCTTCGAATCGCAATTGCCGCTCGAACCCGCGCGTCCCGATCAATATGGGCGGGTCGGGCAATTGCCGCTTCGTCCCCTCGAAGAGCCGAGTGAAGCGGGGCTGGACGAAGCTCTTGCGATTCTCGGCCGTGACAATCTCAGCCATGATGCCGTGACGACCGGCTCGATTCCGGAGGCAAGCGGACGGTGA
- the rsmH gene encoding 16S rRNA (cytosine(1402)-N(4))-methyltransferase RsmH, protein MMAGHGDRSSSVGGPARHIPVLLSEVLEKLSPRVGETILDGTFGAGGYSAAVLERGANLIALDRDPDVASTAQAFAERYGERFRFVAGTFGHLDEYVADPLDGIVLDIGVSSMQLDQAERGFSFQQDGPLDMRMAQEGQSAADVVNGADAKELTRIFGLLGEEKQAARLARMIERRRAERPFLRTSDLASAIADLMPRRQGERIHPATRAFQGLRIFVNDELGELVSALEAAERALKPGGRLVVVTFHSLEDRIVKRFLQNRSETKAVSRHMPVADGPESTFERMGGAVSASEEEAGANPRARSARLRAARRTGAPSRPVEDRKMLGLPDVHAPRLTGDRR, encoded by the coding sequence ATGATGGCGGGTCACGGAGATCGATCATCCTCCGTTGGCGGACCGGCTCGCCACATTCCGGTTCTTCTGTCCGAGGTGCTCGAAAAGCTCTCCCCCCGGGTCGGGGAAACGATTCTGGACGGAACGTTCGGCGCCGGTGGCTACAGTGCCGCGGTGTTGGAACGTGGCGCCAATCTGATCGCGCTCGACCGCGATCCGGATGTCGCTTCGACTGCGCAGGCCTTTGCCGAACGCTATGGTGAGCGCTTTCGCTTCGTCGCTGGCACGTTCGGTCATCTCGACGAATATGTTGCCGACCCACTCGACGGGATTGTCCTCGATATCGGGGTCTCTTCCATGCAGCTCGATCAGGCTGAGCGCGGATTTTCGTTTCAGCAGGACGGCCCGCTCGACATGAGGATGGCGCAGGAAGGGCAGTCCGCGGCGGATGTGGTGAACGGCGCGGACGCGAAGGAACTGACGCGGATTTTCGGCCTGCTTGGGGAAGAAAAACAGGCCGCCCGCCTTGCCCGCATGATCGAACGCCGGCGTGCCGAGCGGCCCTTTTTGCGGACGAGCGATCTGGCAAGTGCGATTGCTGATCTCATGCCGCGCCGACAAGGCGAGAGGATCCATCCTGCCACTCGCGCCTTCCAGGGGCTGCGCATCTTCGTCAATGACGAACTTGGCGAGCTGGTCTCGGCACTCGAAGCGGCCGAGCGGGCACTGAAGCCAGGTGGTCGGCTGGTGGTCGTCACCTTCCACTCGCTGGAGGACCGTATCGTCAAACGCTTCCTGCAAAACCGCTCGGAAACGAAGGCGGTTTCGCGGCATATGCCAGTGGCCGACGGGCCGGAATCAACTTTCGAGCGGATGGGTGGCGCTGTCTCTGCTTCGGAAGAGGAGGCGGGCGCCAACCCACGCGCTCGCTCGGCGCGCCTTCGGGCGGCTCGCCGGACGGGTGCGCCCTCACGACCGGTTGAAGATCGCAAGATGCTCGGTCTTCCCGACGTTCATGCTCCAAGACTGACAGGAGATCGCCGATGA
- the mraZ gene encoding division/cell wall cluster transcriptional repressor MraZ produces MAERFLSNAINRIDAKGRVSVPAHFRSILASTNTQELYALRALDCAAMDVGGPDLLDRYEQRIEMEDPFLGSADDMSFFIHGDGTFLKLDKEGRIVVTDFVRAHTGISDEVAFVGRGRFFQMWEPAQAEAHTRAVRQRLLDMRKNARGPEGRE; encoded by the coding sequence GTGGCAGAGAGATTTCTTTCCAATGCCATCAACCGTATCGACGCCAAGGGGCGGGTGTCGGTTCCGGCTCATTTTCGTTCTATTCTCGCTTCTACAAATACTCAGGAACTCTACGCGCTTCGTGCGCTGGACTGTGCCGCCATGGATGTCGGCGGCCCGGATCTCCTCGATCGCTACGAACAGCGAATCGAGATGGAGGATCCGTTTCTTGGCAGCGCGGACGATATGAGTTTCTTCATTCACGGCGATGGTACGTTTCTGAAGCTGGACAAGGAGGGGCGGATCGTCGTCACGGACTTTGTCAGAGCGCACACCGGTATCAGCGACGAGGTGGCATTTGTCGGGCGTGGGCGCTTCTTTCAGATGTGGGAGCCGGCTCAGGCCGAAGCGCATACGAGGGCGGTTCGGCAGCGGCTCCTGGACATGAGAAAGAATGCGCGTGGCCCGGAGGGCCGGGAATGA
- a CDS encoding lytic transglycosylase domain-containing protein, with the protein MSKATVATVAFIAAALMSASVHAETAEKKLPGVTHFAKAFEGKSSLASKTLSEALEKGVDGPAEKATSVDHKFSSIINREAKKQGVPASLVKAVIEVESSYRPDVTGAAGEIGLMQIKPTTAQMMGFKGKTKDLYDPATNIRFGVAYLAKAHKLGGGSTCGTILKYNAGHGAKKMNPISKRYCEKIKRILGA; encoded by the coding sequence ATGAGCAAAGCGACCGTTGCAACGGTGGCGTTCATCGCCGCCGCTCTGATGAGTGCGTCCGTCCATGCCGAGACCGCCGAGAAAAAACTGCCGGGCGTGACCCATTTCGCCAAGGCGTTCGAGGGAAAGTCCTCCTTGGCCAGCAAGACGCTGAGTGAGGCTCTGGAGAAGGGCGTCGATGGCCCTGCCGAGAAGGCGACGAGCGTGGACCACAAGTTCAGTTCCATCATCAACCGGGAAGCCAAGAAGCAGGGCGTTCCAGCCTCTCTGGTCAAAGCGGTGATCGAGGTGGAGAGCAGCTATCGTCCCGACGTTACTGGCGCGGCTGGCGAAATCGGTCTGATGCAGATCAAGCCGACCACCGCTCAGATGATGGGCTTCAAGGGGAAAACGAAGGATCTCTACGATCCGGCCACCAATATCCGTTTCGGTGTTGCGTATCTCGCCAAGGCTCACAAGCTCGGCGGCGGATCGACCTGTGGCACGATTCTCAAATACAATGCCGGCCACGGTGCCAAGAAGATGAACCCCATCTCCAAGCGCTATTGCGAAAAGATCAAACGGATTCTCGGCGCCTGA
- a CDS encoding N-acetylmuramoyl-L-alanine amidase, with protein MSFSPDHGEARVRPSPNCGPRKLSGRPDILLLHYTGMATGDEAERWLCRPDSEVSCHYIVHEDGRIVQMVPEAMRAWHAGASCWEGEADVNSRSIGIEIVNGGHPANLPPYPDRQIDAVIALAQDIVERHAIKPSRVLGHSDVAPGRKIDPGEHFPWERLAESGIGLYEPEGPRGEILLRSGMRGQPVEAMQALLSLYGYDVANTGEYDDRTRTVVQAFQMHYRKSCIDGEADRATMERLYHLVNKAKSDPA; from the coding sequence ATGAGTTTTTCGCCGGATCATGGCGAGGCCCGGGTGCGACCTTCACCCAATTGCGGGCCGCGTAAACTGTCGGGAAGGCCCGACATTCTCCTCCTCCATTATACCGGGATGGCGACCGGCGATGAAGCTGAGCGGTGGCTTTGCCGTCCCGACAGCGAAGTGTCCTGCCATTATATCGTTCACGAAGATGGGCGCATCGTGCAGATGGTGCCGGAGGCGATGCGTGCCTGGCATGCCGGTGCCTCGTGCTGGGAGGGCGAGGCCGACGTCAATTCCCGCTCGATCGGCATCGAAATCGTCAATGGCGGTCATCCCGCGAACCTGCCGCCTTATCCCGACCGGCAGATCGATGCGGTGATCGCGTTGGCACAGGATATTGTCGAACGTCATGCCATAAAGCCCAGCCGTGTTCTGGGGCATTCGGATGTGGCCCCTGGCCGGAAGATTGATCCGGGTGAGCATTTTCCATGGGAGCGTCTGGCGGAGAGTGGCATCGGACTCTACGAACCTGAAGGTCCGCGCGGCGAAATCCTGCTGCGCTCCGGAATGCGCGGACAGCCAGTGGAAGCCATGCAGGCGCTGTTGTCACTCTATGGCTATGATGTGGCAAACACGGGTGAATATGACGATAGAACCCGCACTGTCGTGCAGGCCTTCCAGATGCACTATCGAAAAAGTTGCATCGACGGAGAGGCGGATCGGGCAACGATGGAACGGCTCTATCACTTGGTTAACAAGGCAAAGAGCGATCCCGCGTAA
- a CDS encoding J domain-containing protein, with amino-acid sequence MNAWSLFGELINRLPAQAESILSAMVEMFRSFFWGDPETRRKVAFSVAMIALSAKMAKADGVVTQSEVAAFQQIFEIPEDETRNVFRLYELARQDVAGFEAYAKQMAELCSEDRRENDDAPRLTEDVLDGLFHIATADGVLHERELEFLQIVGSIFGFSDDEFETIAARHVALGVANPFAVLGLPDDATKAEVQKRYRELARQWHPDFMVARGVPEEFLEIANQRMAALNEAMSAIEALRNNRENRQA; translated from the coding sequence ATGAATGCTTGGTCTCTATTCGGTGAACTGATCAACCGGCTGCCGGCGCAGGCGGAGAGCATTCTGTCGGCCATGGTGGAGATGTTCCGGTCCTTCTTCTGGGGGGACCCGGAAACGCGCCGCAAGGTGGCCTTCTCTGTGGCGATGATCGCTCTTTCGGCAAAGATGGCCAAGGCCGACGGCGTTGTCACACAGTCGGAGGTCGCCGCTTTCCAGCAGATTTTCGAGATACCCGAAGACGAGACCCGGAACGTCTTTCGCCTGTACGAACTGGCGCGGCAGGACGTTGCCGGGTTTGAAGCCTACGCCAAGCAGATGGCCGAGCTTTGCAGCGAAGATCGCCGCGAAAACGATGATGCGCCAAGGTTAACCGAGGACGTTCTGGACGGACTTTTCCACATCGCGACGGCAGACGGCGTTTTGCATGAACGCGAGCTGGAATTTCTTCAGATCGTCGGTTCGATTTTCGGTTTCTCCGACGATGAATTTGAAACGATCGCAGCGCGGCATGTCGCCCTTGGTGTTGCCAATCCTTTTGCGGTGCTGGGCTTGCCCGACGATGCGACGAAGGCCGAGGTGCAGAAGCGCTATCGTGAACTGGCACGCCAGTGGCATCCCGATTTCATGGTAGCGCGGGGCGTACCGGAGGAGTTTCTCGAGATTGCCAATCAGAGAATGGCCGCTCTCAACGAGGCTATGTCGGCAATCGAAGCGTTGAGGAACAATCGGGAGAACCGGCAGGCATGA
- a CDS encoding cupin domain-containing protein codes for MNDSTDCIRLNANGGIPNNPDHPARIYVNAIDASGGSSAVRRLLEKNGWTGTWTWQVYDFHHYHPDAWEALGVAEGSAKLIIGGPEGRSIDVRAGDLLLVPPGWGHCQLSASEDFTICGAYPPGQENFSLIKADQSYDDAILRQIATVSLPKTDPVSGESFVAD; via the coding sequence ATGAACGACAGCACGGATTGTATTCGCCTCAATGCCAATGGGGGCATTCCCAATAATCCGGACCACCCGGCGCGGATCTACGTCAACGCGATCGATGCGTCCGGTGGCTCCTCGGCTGTGAGAAGACTGCTGGAGAAAAACGGCTGGACCGGTACCTGGACATGGCAGGTCTACGACTTTCATCACTATCATCCCGATGCATGGGAAGCGCTCGGCGTCGCGGAAGGGTCAGCGAAACTGATTATCGGTGGGCCGGAAGGCAGGTCAATCGACGTCAGGGCCGGCGATCTTCTTCTCGTGCCACCGGGATGGGGACACTGCCAGCTTTCGGCATCGGAGGACTTCACCATTTGCGGCGCCTACCCCCCAGGGCAGGAAAATTTCTCTCTGATCAAGGCCGATCAGAGCTATGACGACGCTATACTTCGGCAGATCGCGACGGTTTCCCTGCCAAAGACCGATCCGGTCTCTGGGGAAAGCTTCGTAGCGGATTGA